The Aminithiophilus ramosus genome contains a region encoding:
- a CDS encoding ISNCY family transposase, with amino-acid sequence MVLSLVKRTGKMSLMTTRRDLLMKTKEARRLGLVEEAVAGNLTVQEVADRLGLSRRQVFRLKRRYREEGAQGLLHKGRGKPSRRRISQETRDFVVSLAKGLYRDTSCQHMAELLAEEHDLVLSAKSIARFLRAENLSLVHRHRAPKRRSRRVRRSRRGDLVQMDASPFDWFEIGERCTLHGVIDDATGEVLGLWMARNECLFGYFRVLRQMLDRHGVPRELYADRHTIFLSPKSEKLTIKEELEDSAPVTQFGRALEVLGTRYVPAGSPQAKGRIERLWGTLQDRLVVAFRRAGVKTIEEANVLLAAYPGEVHNPRFARPPAEGASAFLPPPDGPALDLLLTRQTDRKASGDSTISLDGKLYALIGPRRRPLLLARGQAVKVIEKLDGKLLALVHDGLYDLAAVDKEPPATPPPVIETKTGTPCKTKKQRKPAADHPWRQNPAPPAAAVGSEQGTGSPP; translated from the coding sequence ATGGTATTGTCACTCGTGAAGAGGACAGGGAAAATGTCACTTATGACGACCAGGAGAGACCTACTCATGAAGACAAAAGAAGCAAGGCGCTTGGGGTTGGTGGAAGAGGCTGTCGCGGGCAACCTGACGGTTCAGGAGGTGGCCGATCGGCTCGGGCTGAGCCGCCGTCAGGTCTTTCGGCTCAAACGACGCTACCGGGAAGAAGGAGCGCAGGGGCTCCTGCACAAGGGACGAGGCAAACCGTCCCGGCGCAGAATCTCTCAGGAGACACGGGATTTCGTCGTCAGTCTGGCCAAGGGTCTTTACAGGGATACGAGCTGTCAGCACATGGCCGAACTCCTTGCCGAAGAGCATGATCTCGTGCTGAGCGCCAAGAGCATCGCCCGTTTCCTTCGCGCGGAGAACCTGTCCCTCGTTCATCGCCACCGGGCCCCGAAGCGGCGTTCTCGCAGGGTCCGACGGTCCCGACGAGGCGATCTGGTCCAGATGGACGCCTCTCCTTTCGATTGGTTCGAGATCGGTGAGCGTTGCACTCTCCACGGCGTGATTGACGATGCCACAGGAGAGGTCCTCGGTCTGTGGATGGCCAGGAATGAGTGCCTCTTCGGCTACTTCCGCGTGCTCCGTCAGATGCTTGATCGCCACGGCGTGCCTCGCGAGCTTTACGCCGACCGCCACACCATCTTCCTTTCTCCCAAGTCGGAAAAACTGACGATCAAGGAGGAGCTGGAGGACTCGGCGCCTGTAACCCAGTTCGGCCGCGCTCTGGAGGTTCTCGGAACTCGCTATGTCCCTGCAGGGTCTCCCCAGGCGAAGGGGCGGATCGAAAGGCTCTGGGGAACTCTTCAGGATCGTCTCGTCGTCGCCTTCCGACGGGCCGGAGTGAAAACGATCGAAGAGGCCAACGTCCTGCTCGCCGCCTACCCGGGAGAGGTCCATAACCCGAGGTTCGCTCGTCCTCCCGCAGAGGGGGCATCTGCCTTTCTCCCTCCGCCGGACGGCCCCGCTCTCGATCTCCTCCTGACTCGCCAGACCGACCGGAAGGCCTCGGGAGACTCGACGATTTCCCTCGACGGAAAACTGTACGCCCTGATAGGCCCCCGCAGACGCCCCCTGCTTCTTGCCAGGGGACAGGCGGTCAAGGTCATCGAGAAGCTCGACGGGAAACTCCTGGCTCTTGTCCATGACGGGCTCTACGATCTCGCAGCCGTCGACAAAGAGCCCCCTGCGACTCCCCCGCCTGTCATCGAGACGAAAACAGGCACTCCATGCAAAACGAAGAAGCAGAGGAAGCCGGCGGCAGACCATCCCTGGCGACAGAATCCCGCTCCTCCTGCCGCGGCGGTCGGCTCCGAGCAAGGGACGGGTTCCCCTCCCTAG
- a CDS encoding DUF4403 family protein: MKRKALWASLLLCALVALVLLLRVVGHRLPPLDIPPPVPPVDEVREAPPEPSLLVLSLVMEAGEVAALIEKEIDVERYEDRDRTLDVPFGEARADLVVVRDGPLAVRLEGGTVAVDLPLAFSSSVRWSGEVLGLRPSFTQEPSGSLVTSVRLRPRLDGDGTLHLIPSVDLVWVSEPTMEILGRSLPIGSLVERLVEGEMERRSEELGRRLDEALQTRSRLEGLWARLHRPVELSSEPPLWLRIEPERLCLEPLVIDSGRIELRAGLRSRLSIGTERPEEGVPSPLPGELSGPSPSDGVDLRVPLVIAYEALRETVEEDLAGKSFDLGNALRLSVKGLSLSGGGGFLFAALDVKGGKSLLGLEGTIYLRGRPVWSASEETLRLADFDYDENTTRGLARLAASLLQSTLRERLSEKLVFPLGERLAEERIRLAAVLSRTELGEGFVLLTDLQTLAIDEVYASREGLRIDVRLEGKTKIVRDSPF; this comes from the coding sequence TTGAAAAGAAAGGCTCTTTGGGCAAGTCTGCTTCTTTGTGCCCTCGTCGCTCTCGTCCTCCTTTTGCGGGTCGTCGGTCATCGTCTTCCCCCTCTCGATATCCCTCCTCCCGTGCCTCCCGTCGACGAGGTCCGGGAGGCGCCGCCCGAGCCCTCCCTCCTCGTTCTTTCTCTCGTCATGGAGGCCGGGGAAGTGGCCGCCCTCATCGAGAAGGAGATCGATGTCGAGCGATACGAAGACAGGGATAGGACACTCGATGTTCCCTTCGGCGAGGCCCGGGCCGACCTCGTCGTCGTCCGCGACGGTCCCTTGGCCGTAAGGCTCGAGGGAGGGACCGTCGCCGTCGATCTTCCCCTTGCCTTCTCCTCTTCGGTGCGCTGGAGTGGAGAGGTCCTGGGCCTTCGGCCCAGTTTCACCCAGGAGCCGTCGGGATCTCTCGTGACCTCCGTCCGCCTCCGTCCCCGTCTCGACGGAGACGGGACGCTCCATCTGATCCCGTCCGTCGATCTCGTCTGGGTGAGCGAGCCGACGATGGAGATCCTGGGCCGCTCCCTGCCCATCGGCTCCCTGGTGGAACGCCTTGTCGAAGGCGAGATGGAGAGGCGATCGGAGGAACTCGGAAGACGTCTCGACGAGGCCCTGCAGACGCGGTCCCGCCTGGAGGGCCTCTGGGCGCGCCTTCATCGTCCCGTCGAACTTTCCTCCGAGCCGCCCCTCTGGCTCAGGATCGAGCCCGAGAGACTCTGCCTCGAGCCCCTCGTCATCGATTCGGGACGGATCGAACTGCGGGCTGGATTGAGATCGCGCCTTTCCATCGGCACGGAACGGCCCGAGGAGGGGGTTCCCTCCCCCCTGCCCGGGGAGCTTTCGGGCCCCTCTCCTTCGGACGGCGTCGATCTCCGCGTCCCCCTCGTCATCGCCTACGAGGCCCTGAGGGAGACCGTCGAGGAAGACCTGGCGGGGAAGAGCTTCGACCTCGGAAACGCTCTGCGCCTCTCCGTGAAGGGCCTCTCCCTTTCCGGAGGGGGAGGGTTCCTCTTCGCCGCCCTCGACGTCAAGGGCGGAAAGAGCCTCTTGGGGCTTGAGGGGACGATCTACCTTCGAGGCCGCCCCGTCTGGAGCGCCTCGGAGGAAACGCTGCGGCTGGCCGACTTCGATTACGACGAAAACACCACGCGAGGGCTTGCCCGTCTTGCCGCCAGCCTGCTCCAGAGCACGCTGCGGGAGCGCCTTTCCGAAAAACTCGTCTTCCCGCTGGGGGAGAGGCTGGCGGAGGAGCGGATCCGCCTCGCCGCCGTTCTGAGCCGAACCGAGCTCGGCGAGGGCTTCGTCCTCCTCACCGACCTTCAGACCCTCGCCATAGACGAGGTCTATGCCTCCCGCGAAGGGCTCCGCATCGACGTCCGCCTTGAGGGAAAGACGAAAATCGTCCGCGACAGTCCCTTCTGA
- a CDS encoding TMEM165/GDT1 family protein yields the protein MTAYWVSVAFVVLAEMGDKTQLLAMALACRYPWRKVLLGVFAGSLASHLVAAAVGAYLPSLVSEGLLQGGASLSFVLFGLWTLAAGSDREEDRSSRYGPFVTVFLAFSLAELGDKTQLASVALSARFGSFLPVWLGGTTGMMIANGPAVLAGAAFCRRLPRRILRLASAAVFILFGLLGLYPLLPPEWRTVPVAVALLLPLLGLSWVAYRRGESLDGTAGPEKDGFS from the coding sequence GTGACGGCCTACTGGGTTTCCGTCGCCTTCGTCGTCTTGGCCGAGATGGGAGACAAGACGCAGCTTCTCGCCATGGCCCTGGCCTGCCGCTATCCCTGGCGGAAGGTGCTCTTGGGGGTTTTCGCCGGCAGCCTGGCCAGTCATCTGGTGGCCGCCGCCGTGGGGGCCTACCTTCCCTCTCTGGTCTCCGAGGGGCTTCTGCAGGGAGGGGCCTCCCTCTCTTTCGTCCTCTTCGGCCTCTGGACCCTGGCTGCCGGTTCCGATCGGGAAGAGGATCGGTCTTCCCGTTACGGTCCCTTCGTCACGGTCTTTCTCGCCTTTTCCCTGGCCGAGCTGGGAGACAAGACGCAGCTGGCCTCCGTCGCCCTCTCCGCCCGTTTCGGCAGTTTCCTTCCCGTCTGGCTTGGCGGCACGACGGGGATGATGATCGCCAACGGACCGGCCGTCCTGGCCGGGGCGGCTTTCTGTCGTCGCCTTCCCCGCAGAATTCTGCGGCTCGCCTCGGCGGCGGTCTTCATCCTCTTCGGCCTGCTTGGCCTCTACCCTCTGCTTCCGCCGGAGTGGCGGACGGTTCCCGTCGCCGTTGCCCTCCTTCTTCCCCTCCTGGGGCTTTCCTGGGTTGCCTATCGGAGGGGGGAGAGCCTCGACGGGACCGCAGGTCCGGAAAAGGACGGTTTTTCCTGA
- a CDS encoding AI-2E family transporter — MKEDRRLRRIEMASQRMTVLFLAILTLIALGMVLRSGRGVVLPLLLAMLLSNIFVPFVRRTKARGIPPILTISVILSLFVGICLLAVLSINARVVALAQAFPRYYARLLSLVQSLANDFDLPVHFWEGLNLGDKAAAYLLNLSGSAVSLLSNLVLVIIFMVFILLGSPYFTYKLRKAFSLSGAERIDHIIDGISSQISRYLLTQTLISAGTGLMVWFFLAFFVGVDFPITWGLLAFFLNFIPTIGSIVASMPPILFALVQFYPDWGPFVTASLGLLLIQFVMGNLLTPKLMGDRLNLSPVVVLISLLLWGWLWGVAGALLSVPITAVVKIICENVEALTPLSALMGSGRSYQREFEKDAPS, encoded by the coding sequence TTGAAAGAAGATCGTCGCCTGCGCCGGATCGAAATGGCCTCTCAGAGAATGACCGTCCTCTTCCTCGCCATTCTGACCCTCATCGCCCTCGGCATGGTCCTCCGGTCGGGGAGGGGCGTCGTCCTTCCTCTCCTTCTGGCCATGCTCCTTTCCAACATCTTCGTCCCCTTCGTCCGCCGCACGAAGGCCAGAGGCATTCCGCCCATTCTGACCATCTCCGTCATTTTGAGCCTTTTCGTCGGGATCTGCCTGCTTGCCGTCCTCTCCATCAACGCGCGCGTCGTGGCCCTGGCCCAGGCCTTCCCCCGCTACTACGCCCGTCTCCTCTCGCTGGTCCAGTCCCTGGCCAACGATTTCGACCTTCCCGTCCATTTTTGGGAGGGACTCAATCTGGGAGACAAGGCCGCAGCCTACCTTCTCAACCTCTCGGGATCGGCCGTCTCCCTTCTCTCCAATCTCGTGCTGGTCATCATTTTCATGGTCTTCATCCTCCTGGGATCGCCCTATTTCACCTACAAGCTCCGCAAGGCCTTCTCCCTTTCCGGCGCCGAACGGATCGACCACATCATCGACGGAATCTCCTCCCAGATCAGCCGCTACCTCCTGACGCAAACGCTCATCAGTGCCGGTACGGGACTGATGGTCTGGTTTTTCCTGGCCTTCTTCGTCGGCGTCGATTTCCCCATCACCTGGGGACTGCTGGCCTTCTTCCTCAACTTCATCCCCACCATCGGCTCCATCGTCGCTTCCATGCCGCCCATCCTTTTCGCCCTCGTCCAGTTTTACCCCGACTGGGGCCCCTTCGTCACGGCGAGCCTGGGACTTCTCCTGATCCAGTTCGTCATGGGGAACCTCCTGACGCCCAAACTCATGGGCGACCGGCTCAACCTGAGCCCCGTCGTCGTCCTCATATCCCTCCTGCTCTGGGGGTGGCTCTGGGGCGTCGCCGGAGCCCTTCTCTCCGTCCCCATCACGGCCGTCGTCAAGATCATCTGCGAAAACGTCGAGGCCCTGACACCCCTGAGTGCCCTCATGGGATCGGGACGGAGCTACCAGCGGGAATTCGAAAAGGACGCTCCCTCCTGA
- a CDS encoding metallophosphoesterase, producing MSFIKRLFGIPPERPPWEGLVVHLADTPSCSYRYLRRLLRRLRPDWIVHTGDLVDDVKLGLYPQLEKLYAERLSRLLDILEEGPSQVILVMGNHDAASRVRARARSSQILTEPANLTLGRLSLRVAHGPEGIMTDPQPMNLFGHDLTLRSGMREEKLFLNGIEGIHLICPTTGLFRRLRYPIGTDDSRLLRRRCRP from the coding sequence ATGTCTTTCATCAAACGGCTTTTCGGGATTCCTCCCGAACGACCTCCCTGGGAGGGGCTCGTCGTGCATCTCGCCGACACGCCTAGCTGCAGCTACCGCTACCTGAGGCGTCTTCTACGCCGACTGAGGCCCGACTGGATCGTCCACACGGGCGATCTCGTCGACGACGTCAAACTCGGCCTCTATCCCCAGCTGGAGAAGCTCTATGCCGAGCGCCTCTCGCGGCTTCTCGATATACTGGAGGAGGGACCGTCTCAGGTGATCCTCGTCATGGGAAACCACGACGCGGCCTCCCGCGTTCGCGCCCGGGCGCGGTCGAGCCAGATTCTGACGGAACCGGCGAATCTCACCCTCGGCAGGCTCTCCCTTCGCGTCGCCCACGGGCCGGAGGGGATCATGACCGACCCTCAACCGATGAATCTGTTCGGCCACGACCTGACCCTTCGAAGCGGGATGAGAGAGGAGAAGCTCTTTCTCAACGGCATAGAAGGCATACACCTCATCTGCCCGACGACGGGCCTTTTCCGCCGTCTCCGCTACCCCATCGGCACCGACGACAGCCGCCTTCTCCGAAGGCGCTGCCGCCCCTGA
- the lgt gene encoding prolipoprotein diacylglyceryl transferase: MYPVLFHLGKIPVHSYYLIWTAALCLALEWTRHRAESAYGMGAARVSKVLFWGFIGMMIGARLGGYLDFWEVYAADPSRILRFWEGGMSSMTAFLGGGLTALFLLRREGSPIWPLAEAAALPAAALIFVGRWGCFLNGCCYGFVTGHPFGMHFPFDPPGLFRHPSQLYESLGAGLILFALFLAERVWPPLERRARDGALLWPLFMIFYGGMRFLLDFLREGDRIMGLRTGQLVGGAAFLVGLVWLVVSAVSSRRRGKVLV; the protein is encoded by the coding sequence GTGTATCCCGTCCTCTTCCATCTGGGCAAGATTCCCGTCCACAGCTACTACCTGATCTGGACGGCGGCTCTCTGCCTCGCCCTCGAGTGGACGCGGCACCGTGCCGAGAGCGCTTACGGCATGGGGGCGGCCCGAGTCTCGAAGGTGCTCTTCTGGGGCTTCATCGGGATGATGATCGGCGCCCGCCTCGGAGGCTATCTCGACTTCTGGGAGGTTTACGCCGCCGATCCGAGCCGGATCCTCCGCTTCTGGGAGGGGGGCATGTCGTCGATGACGGCCTTCCTCGGCGGCGGTCTGACGGCCCTTTTCCTCCTCCGCAGAGAGGGCAGCCCCATCTGGCCCCTGGCCGAGGCGGCCGCCCTTCCCGCTGCGGCGCTGATCTTCGTCGGCCGGTGGGGCTGCTTCCTCAACGGCTGCTGCTACGGCTTCGTCACGGGCCATCCCTTCGGAATGCACTTCCCCTTCGATCCCCCCGGCCTCTTCCGTCATCCCTCCCAGCTCTACGAGAGCCTGGGGGCGGGGCTGATCCTCTTCGCGCTTTTTCTGGCCGAGCGCGTCTGGCCTCCCCTGGAGCGCCGTGCCCGAGACGGAGCCCTCCTCTGGCCCCTGTTCATGATCTTCTACGGCGGAATGCGTTTCCTCCTCGATTTCCTGCGCGAGGGCGACCGCATCATGGGCCTTCGGACGGGGCAGCTCGTCGGCGGGGCCGCCTTCCTCGTCGGTCTCGTCTGGCTCGTCGTCTCCGCTGTCTCTTCGCGTCGAAGGGGGAAAGTCCTCGTCTGA
- a CDS encoding R3H domain-containing nucleic acid-binding protein: protein MNDLDKLVIEASSLEEAKSLAASQWGIGADEVSVSLVEEEKRLFGLFGKKLKVEVSPLFPLQLFRARATARELLTRMGLDASPSIEEGRIVVTGADGNLVIGRYGEVLKAMEYLLNLILRDGPEGERIRLDSEGYRQSRIDSLEKQAQAAADDALRRRRPVRMEPMTSWERRIVHLALKDRGDVETRSAGEDPYRKVVVWPRGDGRGRR, encoded by the coding sequence GTGAACGACCTGGACAAGCTCGTCATCGAAGCCAGTTCTCTGGAGGAGGCCAAATCCCTCGCCGCGTCTCAATGGGGGATCGGGGCCGATGAAGTTTCCGTCAGTCTCGTCGAGGAGGAGAAACGCCTCTTCGGGCTTTTCGGGAAGAAGCTGAAAGTGGAGGTCAGTCCCCTTTTCCCCCTGCAGCTTTTCAGGGCCAGGGCAACGGCCCGGGAGCTGCTGACCCGGATGGGGCTCGATGCGAGTCCCTCCATCGAAGAGGGGCGGATCGTCGTGACCGGCGCCGACGGGAACCTCGTCATCGGCCGTTACGGAGAGGTTCTCAAGGCCATGGAGTATCTGCTCAACCTCATCCTTCGCGACGGCCCCGAGGGGGAAAGGATCCGCCTCGACAGCGAGGGCTACCGTCAGAGCCGCATCGACAGCCTGGAGAAACAGGCGCAGGCCGCCGCCGACGACGCCCTGCGCCGTCGGCGGCCTGTGCGGATGGAGCCCATGACGAGCTGGGAGCGCCGCATCGTCCACCTGGCCCTGAAGGACAGAGGCGACGTGGAGACCCGTTCGGCCGGGGAGGATCCCTACCGCAAGGTCGTCGTCTGGCCTCGGGGAGACGGCCGCGGCCGTCGCTGA
- a CDS encoding YidC/Oxa1 family membrane protein insertase, with protein MGALWKAGGDMMLAILNFFYGLTHSYGLAIILLTLVIRLLLHPLNHKQMVSMQRMQKLQPRMKVLQEKYGNDKAKLNEETMKLYKENKVNPAAGCLPLLVQLPILILLFRALMNYDFGSISFLGVELMGSVLSTLAHAVGMAPDASIGVVSVLSAVAANPAGLANVSVYGGNFILLVIISFLTWFQQQLTSSGNPQMAMMNWFMPVFLAFICLSLPGGVLLYWGVSSLAGVVQQWFLHRKTELEMKEKPSLFRNKPNREGDEE; from the coding sequence TTGGGTGCTCTATGGAAGGCCGGCGGCGACATGATGCTGGCGATTCTCAACTTTTTCTACGGCCTGACCCACTCCTACGGCTTGGCCATCATCCTCCTGACCCTGGTCATCCGGCTCCTGCTCCACCCCCTCAACCATAAGCAGATGGTCAGCATGCAGCGAATGCAGAAGCTTCAGCCCCGCATGAAGGTCCTGCAGGAGAAGTACGGCAACGACAAGGCCAAGCTGAACGAGGAGACGATGAAGCTCTACAAGGAGAACAAGGTCAACCCCGCCGCGGGCTGCCTTCCCCTCCTGGTTCAGCTCCCCATCCTGATCCTCCTCTTCAGGGCCCTGATGAACTACGACTTCGGCTCGATCAGCTTCCTCGGCGTCGAGCTCATGGGATCGGTCCTTTCCACCCTGGCCCATGCCGTCGGCATGGCCCCCGACGCCTCCATCGGCGTCGTCTCCGTCCTCTCGGCCGTGGCCGCCAATCCGGCCGGTCTGGCCAATGTCTCCGTCTACGGCGGCAACTTCATCCTTCTCGTGATCATTTCCTTCCTGACCTGGTTCCAGCAGCAGCTCACCTCGTCGGGCAATCCTCAGATGGCCATGATGAATTGGTTCATGCCCGTCTTCCTGGCCTTCATCTGCCTCAGTCTTCCCGGCGGCGTCCTGCTCTACTGGGGGGTCTCCTCGCTGGCCGGCGTGGTGCAGCAGTGGTTCCTTCACCGCAAGACGGAACTCGAGATGAAGGAGAAGCCCTCTCTCTTTCGCAACAAGCCGAATCGGGAGGGCGACGAGGAGTAG
- the yidD gene encoding membrane protein insertion efficiency factor YidD: MTWPARIAVLSIRGYQRFLSPFLGRNCRFHPTCSQYTLEAVERFGLARGAWLGVKRIVRCGPWHPGGYDPVPEKICRDDVDSFQGR; the protein is encoded by the coding sequence GTGACGTGGCCTGCCCGTATCGCCGTCCTGTCCATCAGGGGCTATCAGCGTTTTCTCTCCCCCTTCCTGGGGAGGAACTGCCGCTTTCACCCCACCTGTTCTCAGTATACGCTGGAGGCCGTAGAACGTTTCGGCCTCGCTCGGGGCGCCTGGCTCGGCGTCAAAAGGATCGTCCGCTGCGGTCCCTGGCATCCGGGAGGCTATGATCCCGTTCCGGAGAAGATCTGCCGCGACGACGTCGATTCGTTTCAAGGACGGTGA
- a CDS encoding ribonuclease P protein component yields MAPHFGFPRTSRLLHGWQFDLVFRTGRRVQGELVRLLFLDAPDGTTRIGMAVGKKQGKSFRRNRGRRLLREGVRRVVPWLRPGLWFVLTLRSAGLEAGGVEVYEDLARLLRARGFLSEDFPGVDWTPWEEKGP; encoded by the coding sequence ATGGCCCCGCACTTCGGTTTCCCGAGAACGTCGCGCCTGCTCCATGGGTGGCAATTCGACCTCGTGTTCCGCACCGGCCGTCGCGTTCAGGGTGAGCTGGTGCGGTTGCTGTTTCTGGATGCCCCCGACGGAACGACGCGCATCGGCATGGCCGTCGGCAAGAAACAGGGCAAATCCTTCCGGCGCAACAGGGGGCGTCGCCTCCTTCGCGAGGGCGTGCGTCGCGTCGTGCCCTGGCTCCGTCCGGGCCTCTGGTTTGTCCTGACTCTTCGGTCGGCCGGTCTGGAGGCCGGAGGCGTCGAGGTCTACGAGGACCTCGCCCGGCTCCTTCGGGCACGGGGTTTTCTCTCCGAGGACTTTCCCGGCGTCGATTGGACTCCCTGGGAGGAGAAGGGGCCGTGA
- the rpmH gene encoding 50S ribosomal protein L34, with protein sequence MTFQPHKTRRKRTMGFLERSRTPAGRRVLRNRRRKGRKSLSV encoded by the coding sequence ATGACTTTCCAGCCGCACAAGACGAGACGGAAGCGCACCATGGGTTTCCTCGAACGTTCCCGCACTCCTGCCGGACGTCGGGTGCTCCGGAACCGGAGGAGGAAGGGCCGTAAGAGCCTCTCCGTGTGA
- a CDS encoding ISNCY family transposase: protein MKTKEARRLGLVEEAVAGNLTVQEVADRLGLSRRQVFRLKRRYREEGAQGLLHKGRGKPSRRRISQETRDFVVSLAKGLYRDTSCQHMAELLAEEHDLVLSAKSIARFLRAENLSLVHRHRAPKRRSRRVRRSRRGDLVQMDASPFDWFEIGERCTLHGVIDDATGEVLGLWMARNECLFGYFRVLRQMLDRHGVPRELYADRHTIFLSPKSEKLTIKEELEDSAPVTQFGRALEALGTRYVPAGSPQAKGRIERLWGTLQDRLVVAFRRAGVKTIEEANVLLAAYPGEVHNPRFARPPAEGASAFLPPPDGPALDLLLTRQTDRKASGDSTISLDGKLYALIGPRRRPLLLARGQAVKVIEKLDGKLLALVHDGLYDLAAVDKEPPATPPPVIETKTGTPCKTKKQRKPAADHPWRQNPAPPAAAVGSEQGTGSPP, encoded by the coding sequence ATGAAGACAAAAGAAGCAAGGCGCTTGGGGTTGGTGGAAGAGGCTGTCGCGGGCAACCTGACGGTTCAGGAGGTGGCCGATCGGCTCGGTCTGAGCCGCCGTCAGGTCTTTCGGCTCAAACGACGCTACCGGGAAGAAGGAGCGCAGGGGCTCCTGCACAAGGGACGAGGCAAACCGTCCCGGCGCAGAATCTCTCAGGAGACACGGGATTTCGTCGTCAGTCTGGCCAAGGGTCTTTACAGGGATACGAGCTGTCAGCACATGGCCGAACTCCTTGCCGAAGAGCATGATCTCGTGCTGAGCGCCAAGAGCATCGCCCGTTTCCTTCGCGCGGAGAACCTGTCCCTCGTTCATCGCCACCGGGCCCCGAAGCGGCGTTCCCGCAGGGTCCGACGGTCCCGACGAGGCGATCTGGTCCAGATGGACGCCTCTCCTTTCGATTGGTTCGAGATCGGTGAGCGTTGCACTCTCCACGGCGTGATTGACGATGCCACAGGAGAGGTCCTCGGTCTGTGGATGGCCAGGAATGAGTGCCTCTTCGGCTACTTCCGCGTGCTCCGTCAGATGCTTGATCGCCACGGCGTGCCTCGCGAGCTTTACGCCGACCGCCACACCATCTTCCTTTCTCCCAAGTCGGAAAAACTGACGATCAAGGAGGAGCTGGAGGACTCGGCGCCTGTAACCCAGTTCGGCCGCGCTCTGGAGGCTCTCGGAACTCGCTATGTCCCTGCAGGGTCTCCCCAGGCGAAGGGGCGGATCGAAAGGCTCTGGGGAACTCTTCAGGATCGTCTCGTCGTCGCCTTCCGACGGGCCGGAGTGAAAACGATCGAAGAGGCCAACGTCCTGCTCGCCGCCTACCCGGGAGAGGTCCATAACCCGAGGTTCGCTCGTCCTCCCGCAGAGGGGGCATCTGCCTTTCTCCCTCCGCCGGACGGCCCCGCTCTCGATCTCCTCCTGACTCGCCAGACCGACCGGAAGGCCTCGGGAGACTCGACGATTTCCCTCGACGGAAAACTGTACGCCCTGATAGGCCCCCGCAGACGCCCCCTGCTTCTTGCCAGGGGACAGGCGGTCAAGGTCATCGAGAAGCTCGACGGGAAACTCCTGGCTCTTGTCCATGACGGGCTCTACGATCTCGCAGCCGTCGACAAAGAGCCCCCTGCGACTCCCCCGCCTGTCATCGAGACGAAAACAGGCACTCCATGCAAAACGAAGAAGCAGAGGAAGCCGGCGGCAGACCATCCCTGGCGACAGAATCCCGCTCCTCCTGCCGCGGCGGTCGGCTCCGAGCAAGGGACGGGTTCCCCTCCCTAA